GGGGGTGACGGTGGGGCCAGGCCTCCCCGGGTCCCTGTTGGTAGGGGTGAATCTGGCCAAGGCCTTGGCCTACGCCTGGGGCCGGCCTCTTGTGGCTGTCAACCACCTGGAGGCCCATGTGTATGCCAACTGGTTGGTGGAGGGTTTCCAGCCCCGGTTCCCTGCCCTGTGCCTTGTGGTCTCGGGCGGCCATACCGATCTAGCCATCATGGAAGGGCATGGGAGGTTCCGGGCCCTGGGCCGCACCCGGGACGACGCAGCAGGGGAGGCCTTCGACAAGGTGGCCCGGCTTTTGGGCTTGGGCTTCCCTGGCGGGCCAGCCATCGAGAGGAGGGCCCAGGAGTGTCCCAACCCATCCCTGCGCCTTCCTCGCGCTCGGCTACAAGGCCCTTTCGATTTCAGCTTCAGCGGCATCAAGACCCACGTGGCCCGCCTGCTGGAGGGGGCATATGGCCCCCCACCTCCCACGGAGGAGGTGGCCGCCGCCTTCCAGGAGGCGGTGGTGGACACCCTGGTGGAGAGGGTGGTGAAGGCGGTGCGTGCTTACGCCGTGGGCCAGGTCCTCCTCTCCGGGGGAGTGGCCGCCAACTCGCGTCTGAGGGAGGAGCTGAAGAGGCGCTCGCCAGTGCCGGTGCATGCTCCTCCGCCCTTCTTGTGCACCGACAACGGCGCCATGGTGGCCGCTTGTGCCTACTTCCGCCTGACGGAGCTGGGTGAAACGGCCTCTTTGGACGTGGATGTAGAGCCTAGCCTGCGCCTGGGCTGAGGGGGTTAGCTGTTG
The window above is part of the Dehalococcoidia bacterium genome. Proteins encoded here:
- the tsaD gene encoding tRNA (adenosine(37)-N6)-threonylcarbamoyltransferase complex transferase subunit TsaD, which gives rise to MNVLGIETSCDETGAAIVKDGRLLLSNVVASQAHLHARYGGVVPEVAARQHLEALVPVVEAALKEAGCRPQDVDAVGVTVGPGLPGSLLVGVNLAKALAYAWGRPLVAVNHLEAHVYANWLVEGFQPRFPALCLVVSGGHTDLAIMEGHGRFRALGRTRDDAAGEAFDKVARLLGLGFPGGPAIERRAQECPNPSLRLPRARLQGPFDFSFSGIKTHVARLLEGAYGPPPPTEEVAAAFQEAVVDTLVERVVKAVRAYAVGQVLLSGGVAANSRLREELKRRSPVPVHAPPPFLCTDNGAMVAACAYFRLTELGETASLDVDVEPSLRLG